A section of the Pseudomonas sp. FP453 genome encodes:
- a CDS encoding MATE family efflux transporter, with the protein MEVTQQRPLWQIYLIFLAPMVLSNFLQSFSGTLNGIYVGQMLGTQALAAVSGMFPIVFFFIALVIGLGAGASVLIGQAWGAQETGLVKVITGATLTLGALVGVIAAVLGSLFARPALQALGTPIDVLDDAVGYAQMMMLIMPLLLVFILYTQLLRGVSDTVSPLLALVVSTLVGLLLTPALIRGWIGLPPMGIQSAVFAGLVGNALAMLFLVLRLRHKNHVMAPDRELLAALRLDRVILGKVLRIGLPTGLQMVVLSLSELVILALVNGHGSQATAAYGAVTQIVNYVQFPALSIAITASILGAQAIGAGRLERIGPILRTGLLINTCLTGGLIVLGYVLSHWLLGLFITDDAARVNAEHLLHIMLWSILVFGFQAVVGGIMRASGVVLMPVAISIFCVLCVELPMAYLLNAHFGLEGVWMAFPVTYLAMLGLQVAYYRLVWRHKQITRLV; encoded by the coding sequence ATGGAAGTCACCCAGCAACGGCCGTTGTGGCAGATCTACCTGATCTTTCTGGCACCGATGGTGCTGTCCAACTTCCTGCAAAGCTTTTCCGGCACCCTCAACGGCATCTACGTCGGGCAAATGCTTGGCACCCAGGCGCTGGCAGCCGTGTCGGGGATGTTCCCCATTGTGTTTTTCTTTATCGCCCTGGTGATTGGCCTGGGCGCCGGTGCCTCGGTGCTGATCGGCCAGGCCTGGGGCGCGCAGGAGACCGGTCTGGTCAAGGTGATCACCGGCGCCACCCTGACCCTGGGCGCGTTGGTGGGGGTGATCGCGGCGGTGCTTGGCAGCCTGTTTGCGCGCCCCGCGTTGCAAGCGTTGGGCACGCCGATTGACGTGTTGGACGATGCGGTGGGCTATGCGCAGATGATGATGTTGATCATGCCGCTGCTGCTGGTTTTTATCCTCTATACCCAGTTGTTGCGCGGTGTCAGCGATACGGTTTCGCCGCTGCTGGCGCTGGTGGTCTCCACCCTGGTGGGCTTGTTGCTGACGCCGGCGCTGATTCGCGGCTGGATCGGCTTGCCGCCCATGGGCATCCAGAGCGCGGTGTTCGCCGGGCTGGTGGGCAACGCCTTGGCCATGTTGTTTCTGGTTCTGCGCCTGCGCCACAAGAACCATGTGATGGCGCCGGACCGCGAGCTGCTTGCGGCCTTGCGCCTGGACCGCGTGATCCTCGGCAAAGTCCTGCGTATCGGCCTGCCTACCGGCTTGCAGATGGTGGTGCTGTCGCTGTCGGAACTGGTCATCCTCGCCCTGGTCAACGGCCACGGCTCCCAGGCTACGGCGGCCTATGGTGCGGTGACGCAGATCGTCAACTACGTGCAGTTCCCGGCGTTGTCGATTGCCATCACCGCGTCGATCCTCGGTGCCCAGGCCATTGGCGCGGGGCGCCTGGAGCGTATCGGGCCGATCCTGCGCACCGGGCTGCTGATCAACACCTGCCTCACCGGCGGCCTGATCGTGTTGGGGTATGTGCTGTCGCACTGGCTACTCGGTTTGTTCATCACCGACGACGCGGCGCGGGTCAACGCCGAGCACCTGCTGCATATCATGCTGTGGAGCATCCTGGTGTTCGGTTTCCAGGCGGTGGTCGGCGGCATCATGCGCGCCAGCGGCGTGGTGTTGATGCCGGTGGCGATTTCGATCTTCTGCGTGCTGTGCGTGGAGCTGCCGATGGCGTACCTGCTCAACGCGCACTTCGGCCTGGAAGGCGTGTGGATGGCGTTTCCGGTGACCTACCTGGCGATGCTGGGGTTGCAGGTCGCGTATTACCGGCTGGTG